The Nostoc sp. NIES-3756 DNA window CTGCCTGTGATAATCGACGCTATGGAAAATATAGTGATATGGTATTTACTCATTTCTTTGATCTATTTTGAGAGATGCAATGTGTACGAGAGTAGCTTTAAATACACATTATAGTTGGCTACTCGCTTAAGTTTATTCGTAAGCGGATAGCACTCATGCGAATTTATCCGCGTTTGTTTGCTTCCTGTGCCATGTTGTTAAAGCTTTTTGTTGAGTGGTATTCAAACTCACTCCAGTCAATGTTGATGACCGAAAAGCACTCCTGACTTTTCACAGGATCTAAAAAACCCCTCTCCAAACCTCTCCCCTGCAAGGAGAGAGGCTTTAATTTTCCCCCTTCCTTGGTAGGGAAGGGGGTTAGGGGGTTAGGTTTTGCGTTAACTTTTCCACATAACGTGAAAAGTCAGAAAAGCACTCCTAAGAAAACAGAATGGTTTCTTTCGCCCTTACCGCAGGTGCGCCTCCGTTGGAGACTCACGTTAACAAATCAAAGAAAAAATATAATTGTTATGTCTAGTTATGCCAACTTACTTAGCGGCTAGATAAAATTACTATGATGGTTTAGCAATTACCAATAAATTAAAAGACAGAGTAATCATAAAACCCTGTTAATAGGCTTTTTCTTGGCCTTGCACCTATCACCTATTCCCCAAATCTGATGAACGCTGACTTACAAAATCCCCAAACTTCCTTTAAACGTCCTGAAATTCTCGCGCCGGCTGGTAACTGGGAATGTGCTAAAGCTGCTGTAGAAAATGGGGCTGATGCAATTTACTTCGGTTTGGATAGGTTTAACGCCAGAATGCGGGCGCAAAATTTTACTGAGGCAGATTTACCTGCGTTGATGTCATTCCTACACTTACGGGGTGTGAAAGGTTATGTCACTGTCAACACACTGATTTTTACTCAAGAATTAGCTGAAGCCCAGCAGTATCTGCGGACAATTATTGCGGCTGGGGTGGATGCTGTGATTGTGCAGGATGTGGGTATTTGTCGGCTTATCCGTCACCTGTCGCCTGATTTTCCTATTCACGCCTCAACACAAATGACCATCACTAGCGCGGCTGGTGTGGAATTTGCTAAATCTCTTGGTTGTGAATTGGTGGTGCTTGCCCGTGAATGTTCTCTTGTGGAAATTAATAAGATTCAAAAGCAGATTTCCCAAAAGGCTGCTTCCCTACCATTAGAAGTTTTTGTTCACGGGGCTTTGTGTGTAGCGTATTCTGGTCAATGCTTGACTAGTGAGGCTTTGGGGGGACGTTCTGCTAACCGTGGTGAGTGCGCCCAAGCTTGTCGAATGCCCTATGAATTAATTGTTGATGGGGAGATGATCGATTTGAGGGAACGCAAATACTTACTTAGTCCTCAAGACTTAGCAGGGTTAGAAATATTACCTGATTTAGTAAAGTCGGGTGTAACCAGTCTCAAGATTGAAGGACGGTTAAAAGCACCTGAATATGTTGCCAATGTTACCCGAGTTTATCGGCAAGCATTAGACCGGGTGATGGAGGAGTTGGACAAGGCAAAGGTATCAAATCAAGAACGCTACGATTTAGAAATGGCGTTTTCCCGTGGGCTTTACACAGGTTGGTTTAAAGGAATTAACAATCAAGAACTAGTACATGCCCGATTTGGCAAGAAGCGAGGGGTTTACCTGGGCGAAGTCAGCCGCATTCGCAACGAAGAAGTAATAGTTAAATTGGAAGCACCTGTGAAGCCTGGGGATGGTGTAGTATTCGATTGCGGTCATCCAGAAGCTAAGGAAGAAGGCGGACGAGTATATGGGGTGACACACAAAGGTAAGGAAGCTGTATTAACCTTTGGTCGGGATAACTTGAACTTCCGCCGCGTTCATGTAGGTGATAAGCTTTGGAAAACCAGCGACCCAGAACTTGATAAACAACTCAGGCAAAGCTTTGCGGGTGATACTCCGCAATTTCAACGTCCTATAAATTGGGAAATTTATGGTGAAGTGGGGCAAGCGTTGATTGCGATCGCTCGTGATGAACTTGGTAACATTGCCCAAGTAGAATCCGCAATATCACTAGTTGAAGCCCACACCAAACCCCTAGATACAGCCCGGCTACAAGAACAATTCGGTCGTCTAGGTAATACGCC harbors:
- a CDS encoding peptidase U32 family protein; its protein translation is MNADLQNPQTSFKRPEILAPAGNWECAKAAVENGADAIYFGLDRFNARMRAQNFTEADLPALMSFLHLRGVKGYVTVNTLIFTQELAEAQQYLRTIIAAGVDAVIVQDVGICRLIRHLSPDFPIHASTQMTITSAAGVEFAKSLGCELVVLARECSLVEINKIQKQISQKAASLPLEVFVHGALCVAYSGQCLTSEALGGRSANRGECAQACRMPYELIVDGEMIDLRERKYLLSPQDLAGLEILPDLVKSGVTSLKIEGRLKAPEYVANVTRVYRQALDRVMEELDKAKVSNQERYDLEMAFSRGLYTGWFKGINNQELVHARFGKKRGVYLGEVSRIRNEEVIVKLEAPVKPGDGVVFDCGHPEAKEEGGRVYGVTHKGKEAVLTFGRDNLNFRRVHVGDKLWKTSDPELDKQLRQSFAGDTPQFQRPINWEIYGEVGQALIAIARDELGNIAQVESAISLVEAHTKPLDTARLQEQFGRLGNTPFRLGTLTNHLKGNLMVPVSELNRMRREVVTQLEELRSQPKRWQLRSKVSYKDLLPPSSPPSPLSPSLIVLVRNLKQLEAALQTDVETLYCEFEDPRAYKQAVKIVHQARQERQKLTTPLSSPTSSSSPTSPSPQIFLAPPRITKPGENWILEQVRAANADGYLIRNYDQLEFFAADRCIGDFSLNVANPLTADYFKEKFGLERLTASYDLNINQLQDLLTTSSAQWFEVTIHQHIPMFHMEHCVFCTFLSEGTDYTNCGRPCEKHEVKLRVDAKRLVDRHRVSSEHVLQADAGCRNTVFNGTAQTGAEYVQRLIDSGLHHFRIEFVNETPEQVHKTIQRYQQLLKGEITGSQLWRELKLQSQLGVTRGPLGVSAFA